A stretch of Henckelia pumila isolate YLH828 chromosome 4, ASM3356847v2, whole genome shotgun sequence DNA encodes these proteins:
- the LOC140866929 gene encoding eugenol synthase 1-like isoform X2, with translation MAENKSKILLFGGSGYIGRHMVRASIKLGHPTYVYSRPHSDHSQVLNELQSFGAIIVKGQLDDHVKLVSALREVDVVISALAYPQVLDQINIIEAIKVAGNIKRFLPSDFGCEEDRIISVLPPFQAFLDKKKRVRRAIEEANIPYTYVSANCFGAYFVNYLLRPYEQNQEITVYGTAVLNYEEDIGIYTIKVATDPKACNRVVIFRPRTNMISQLELIALWEKKTGRSFSKIHVPEQELVTLSNTLPDPLNIPVSIIHSVFVKGVTTDFEIGGDDIEASVVYRDQLKFTTIEELLDIFLHDPPPKPALAAFE, from the exons atggcTGAAAATAAGAGCAAAATACTCCTCTTCGGAGGGAGTGGATACATTGGCAGACACATGGTGAGGGCAAGCATCAAACTAGGACATCCCACTTACGTTTACTCTAGGCCTCATTCCGACCACTCCCAAGTGCTCAATGAGCTTCAGTCCTTTGGAGCTATCATAGTGAAA GGACAACTTGACGATCATGTCAAGCTTGTCTCAGCGCTTAGGGAAGTCGACGTGGTGATCTCTGCGCTAGCTTATCCTCAAGTTCTTGACCAAATCAATATCATCGAGGCTATTAAAGTCGCTGGTAATATCAAG AGATTTCTACCATCGGATTTTGGGTGCGAAGAAGATAGGATCATAAGCGTGCTGCCACCATTTCAAGCGTTTCTCGACAAGAAGAAGAGAGTTCGGAGGGCCATAGAAGAAGCAAATATACCTTACACATACGTGTCTGCAAATTGCTTTGGTGCATACTTTGTTAATTATTTGCTCCGCCCCTACGAGCAAAACCAAGAGATTACTGTGTATGGCACTG CTGTGCTTAATTATGAAGAAGATATCGGGATTTATACTATTAAAGTGGCAACCGATCCAAAAGCATGCAATCGGGTGGTGATATTCAGGCCAAGAACCAACATGATATCACAGCTCGAATTGATTGCTCTGTGGGAGAAGAAAACAGGCAGGAGTTTTAGCAAGATTCACGTACCAGAACAAGAACTCGTGACACTTTCAAACA CTTTGCCAGACCCACTGAACATACCAGTGTCCATTATCCACAGTGTATTCGTCAAAGGGGTGACGACAGATTTTGAGATCGGGGGGGATGATATTGAGGCTTCTGTGGTGTATCGGGACCAGCTTAAATTCACTACAATTGAGGAGCTACTCGACATTTTCTTGCACGATCCGCCGCCGAAGCCTGCTTTGGCAGCATTTGAATGA
- the LOC140861840 gene encoding putative pentatricopeptide repeat-containing protein At1g17630, whose product MIFFPLLKNRFVSVLQIVTSCSKFSYNPRSSYKTLTHSHNEVDFFNGLLSISEKSNLEQPVRQIHSQIILTSLCSAFLSARLISVYSKLSLVSDAQKVFASALVDCFCNPFFWNSILRANISLSRYEETLKFYGRMRELNIQPDGFGFPLIVRACGMMGDIKLCRSVHCHVISTGFVNNVYVSNELLGMYGEIGQMDIASKVFDRMPVKSCVTWNIMVSGFTKNFDCSSAFEMFCRMEEEGWQPNSVTWTALLSSFARCSQNDKAWEFFALMREKGINATAESIAVVISTCAELKLSIKGEILHGYVITAGFENYVFVRNALISMYGKNDNVENAEYLFLGLKSKSIVSWNALISSYAQAGLCDEAFSAFLRLDNSGDDLKVRPNVVTWTAFINGFVSKARYRESLEIFRQMMFAQVLANAVTVATMLSVCGELSAIPLGREIHGHCFRRLMDTDILVTNGLINMYMKCGSLSTGHSLFLKMIYRDINSWNTVITGYGMHGFGQSAQKVFEQMLDSGIQPDEVTFVAILSAFSHSGLVAEGQALFNRMTSDFQIEPQVEHYACMVDLLGRAGLLEEASDVLKSMPMEPNEPVWGALLNACKMHKNTNVAAEMAPQIFNLSSEVTGSYMLLSNLYAASGRWDESAKVRLSAKIRGLRKIPGQSWIEVNKKSHAFAAGKALNLEIEDLHGVLQDLKLHMVMESCVSKGMLRPEAEVEEGYAW is encoded by the coding sequence ATGATCTTTTTCCCTCTTCTCAAAAATCGGTTCGTTTCCGTGTTACAAATTGTTACTTCTTGCTCCAAATTCTCGTATAATCCCCGCTCTTCTTACAAAACTCTCACACATTCACACAATGAAGTCGATTTCTTCAACGGGCTTCTCAGCATCAGCGAAAAATCTAATCTTGAACAACCTGTTAGACAAATCCACTCACAGATTATACTTACCTCGTTATGTTCGGCATTCTTGTCGGCTAGACTTATATCTGTTTACTCTAAACTCTCCCTCGTAAGTGATGCGCAAAAGGTGTTTGCTTCAGCTCTCGTGGATTGCTTTTGTAACCCATTTTTCTGGAACTCAATACTGCGTGCTAACATTTCACTTTCGAGATACGAAGAAACGCTGAAGTTTTATGGCCGTATGCGTGAACTTAATATCCAGCCTGATGGGTTTGGTTTTCCGTTGATTGTAAGGGCGTGTGGGATGATGGGCGATATAAAACTATGCAGAAGTGTTCATTGCCATGTAATAAGTACGGGCTTTGTTAACAATGTATACGTTAGTAATGAATTGTTGGGAATGTACGGGGAGATTGGACAGATGGATATTGCATCTAAGGTGTTTGATAGAATGCCTGTGAAAAGTTGTGTTACCTGGAATATCATGGTGTCTGGTTTTACAAAAAATTTTGACTGCAGTAGTGCATTTGAGATGTTCTGTAGGATGGAGGAAGAAGGGTGGCAGCCGAATTCTGTGACATGGACCGCGTTGCTTTCGAGTTTTGCTAGGTGTAGCCAGAATGATAAGGCGTGGGAATTTTTTGCTTTGATGAGAGAAAAAGGTATTAATGCAACCGCTGAATCTATCGCTGTTGTGATATCAACATGCGCTGAGTTGAAACTATCCATTAAAGGTGAGATTTTGCATGGGTATGTAATCACTGCCGGTTTTGAGAACTATGTATTTGTGAGGAATGCGCTTATAAGTATGTACGGTAAAAACGACAATGTAGAAAATGCAGAGTATTTGTTCTTAGGTCTGAAGTCAAAGAGCATAGTTAGCTGGAATGCATTGATATCGTCCTATGCTCAGGCAGGATTGTGTGATGAGGCTTTTTCAGCATTTCTTCGTTTGGATAATTCAGGAGATGATTTGAAGGTAAGACCAAATGTGGTCACTTGGACTGCTTTCATTAATGGATTTGTTTCAAAGGCTCGATATAGAGAATCATTGGAGATTTTCCGGCAAATGATGTTTGCTCAAGTGCTGGCCAATGCTGTAACAGTTGCCACCATGTTATCAGTTTGCGGCGAATTATCAGCCATACCTCTTGGTAGGGAAATCCATGGCCATTGTTTCAGAAGATTAATGGATACAGACATTTTGGTGACAAATGGTTTGATTAACATGTACATGAAATGTGGTAGCCTGAGTACCGGGCATTCATTATTCCTAAAAATGATTTACAGGGACATTAATTCTTGGAATACAGTGATCACTGGCTATGGCATGCACGGATTTGGTCAAAGTGCTCAGAAAGTGTTCGAGCAGATGTTGGATTCTGGAATTCAGCCTGATGAAGTTACTTTTGTCGCCATTCTTTCTGCATTTAGTCACTCCGGACTCGTTGCTGAGGGACAAGCCCTTTTCAACCGGATGACTAGTGATTTTCAGATCGAGCCTCAAGTAGAACACTACGCTTGCATGGTTGATCTTTTGGGTAGAGCTGGGCTTTTGGAGGAAGCAAGTGACGTTTTGAAAAGCATGCCTATGGAACCGAATGAACCTGTTTGGGGAGCCCTGTTAAATGCGTGCAAAATGCATAAGAATACAAATGTTGCGGCAGAGATGGCACCACAGATTTTTAATTTGAGTTCTGAGGTAACAGGCAGCTACATGTTGCTCTCAAATTTGTATGCGGCCAGTGGGAGGTGGGATGAGTCTGCTAAGGTAAGGCTCTCAGCTAAAATAAGGGGTTTGAGGAAAATCCCCGGACAAAGTTGGATCGAGGTGAATAAAAAGTCACACGCATTTGCTGCAGGGAAAGCTTTGAACTTGGAGATTGAGGATCTCCACGGGGTGCTTCAGGATTTGAAACTCCATATGGTCATGGAAAGTTGTGTATCCAAGGGAATGCTGAGGCCAGAAGCCGAAGTTGAAGAAGGATATGCTTGGTAG
- the LOC140866929 gene encoding eugenol synthase 1-like isoform X1 codes for MAENKSKILLFGGSGYIGRHMVRASIKLGHPTYVYSRPHSDHSQVLNELQSFGAIIVKGQLDDHVKLVSALREVDVVISALAYPQVLDQINIIEAIKVAGNIKRFLPSDFGCEEDRIISVLPPFQAFLDKKKRVRRAIEEANIPYTYVSANCFGAYFVNYLLRPYEQNQEITVYGTGEAKAVLNYEEDIGIYTIKVATDPKACNRVVIFRPRTNMISQLELIALWEKKTGRSFSKIHVPEQELVTLSNTLPDPLNIPVSIIHSVFVKGVTTDFEIGGDDIEASVVYRDQLKFTTIEELLDIFLHDPPPKPALAAFE; via the exons atggcTGAAAATAAGAGCAAAATACTCCTCTTCGGAGGGAGTGGATACATTGGCAGACACATGGTGAGGGCAAGCATCAAACTAGGACATCCCACTTACGTTTACTCTAGGCCTCATTCCGACCACTCCCAAGTGCTCAATGAGCTTCAGTCCTTTGGAGCTATCATAGTGAAA GGACAACTTGACGATCATGTCAAGCTTGTCTCAGCGCTTAGGGAAGTCGACGTGGTGATCTCTGCGCTAGCTTATCCTCAAGTTCTTGACCAAATCAATATCATCGAGGCTATTAAAGTCGCTGGTAATATCAAG AGATTTCTACCATCGGATTTTGGGTGCGAAGAAGATAGGATCATAAGCGTGCTGCCACCATTTCAAGCGTTTCTCGACAAGAAGAAGAGAGTTCGGAGGGCCATAGAAGAAGCAAATATACCTTACACATACGTGTCTGCAAATTGCTTTGGTGCATACTTTGTTAATTATTTGCTCCGCCCCTACGAGCAAAACCAAGAGATTACTGTGTATGGCACTGGTGAGGCTAAGG CTGTGCTTAATTATGAAGAAGATATCGGGATTTATACTATTAAAGTGGCAACCGATCCAAAAGCATGCAATCGGGTGGTGATATTCAGGCCAAGAACCAACATGATATCACAGCTCGAATTGATTGCTCTGTGGGAGAAGAAAACAGGCAGGAGTTTTAGCAAGATTCACGTACCAGAACAAGAACTCGTGACACTTTCAAACA CTTTGCCAGACCCACTGAACATACCAGTGTCCATTATCCACAGTGTATTCGTCAAAGGGGTGACGACAGATTTTGAGATCGGGGGGGATGATATTGAGGCTTCTGTGGTGTATCGGGACCAGCTTAAATTCACTACAATTGAGGAGCTACTCGACATTTTCTTGCACGATCCGCCGCCGAAGCCTGCTTTGGCAGCATTTGAATGA
- the LOC140865960 gene encoding proteasome subunit alpha type-4 yields MSRRYDSRTTIFSPEGRLYQVEYAMEAIGNAGSAIGILGTDGVVLAGEKKVISKLLETSTSVEKMYKIDDHVACAVAGIMSDANILINTARLQAQRYAYAYQEPMPVEQLVQSLCDTKQGYTQFGGLRPFGVSFLFAGWDKNFGFQLYMSDPSGNFGGWKAAAIGANNQAAQSILKQDYKDDISREEAVQLAIKVLSKTMDSTSLNSEKLELAEIFLSSGKVKFQICSPDKLNKMLVKAGLTQPSAEA; encoded by the coding sequence ATGTCTCGAAGATATGACAGCCGCACAACAATCTTTTCTCCAGAAGGTCGACTATACCAGGTTGAGTATGCAATGGAAGCAATTGGTAATGCAGGAAGTGCTATAGGCATTTTGGGTACGGATGGAGTCGTACTTGCTGGCGAAAAGAAAGTCATTTCCAAATTGCTTGAGACCTCCACATCGGTTGAAAAAATGTACAAGATTGATGACCATGTGGCATGTGCTGTGGCTGGAATCATGTCTGACGCCAACATTCTCATCAACACAGCGAGACTCCAGGCCCAACGGTATGCATATGCTTACCAAGAACCAATGCCAGTTGAACAATTAGTTCAGTCTTTATGTGACACCAAGCAAGGTTATACACAGTTTGGTGGGCTTCGCCCCTTTGGGGTATCATTCCTATTCGCAGGCTGGGACAAGAATTTCGGATTTCAGCTCTACATGAGCGACCCCAGTGGAAATTTCGGTGGTTGGAAGGCTGCAGCAATTGGAGCTAATAACCAGGCTGCTCAATCCATTCTCAAGCAGGATTACAAAGATGACATCTCTAGAGAAGAGGCTGTGCAGCTTGCGATAAAGGTTCTCAGCAAGACTATGGATAGCACAAGTCTGAATTCGGAAAAGCTCGAACTTGCTGAGATTTTTCTCTCCTCTGGGAAAGTGAAGTTCCAGATATGCTCACCTGATAAGCTCAACAAGATGTTGGTGAAGGCAGGATTGACCCAACCTTCTGCAGAAGCCTAA